One window of the Populus trichocarpa isolate Nisqually-1 chromosome 9, P.trichocarpa_v4.1, whole genome shotgun sequence genome contains the following:
- the LOC7488162 gene encoding homeobox-leucine zipper protein HOX11 isoform X1: MQNKREMELGLSLGDAATTSKPFGFMEKSTQLTNKVTSGFCMGLSIGTNHTLQEEDEDKDDHKLSNNIDHNSDNTNTRTATVQANKGTILTVDTSTDPPIQLDLLPNTPVPRNQNSILTLASDNGTNFEAGSSGNMSRGFDVNRFSAVMVHEDQADQDGATLSSSPPNSATSSFQMDFCIYSSKGGSGSNIEADQAERASSRASDEEENGSARKKLRLSKEQSSFLEESFKEHNTLTPKQKLALAKELNLRPRQVEVWFQNRRARTKLKQTEVDCEYLKRCCETLTEENRRLHKELQELRALKTSNPYYMQLPATTLTMCPSCERVAAAATSATATTATTTTTNTQNNTTDPTSNTTGLSLSSSRPRFYPFSHTQTHPHQPKA; the protein is encoded by the exons atgcaaaataaaagagaaatggaGCTTGGGTTAAGCTTAGGAGATGCTGCTACTACTTCAAAACCATTTGGGTTCATGGAGAAATCTACACAGCTCACCAACAAAGTCACTTCTGGGTTTTGCATGGGTTTATCAATTGGTACAAATCACACCCTacaagaagaagacgaagataAAGATGATCACAAACTTAGCAATAATATTGATCATAACTCTGACAATACAAACACAAGAACAGCAACAGTACAAGCCAACAAGGGAACAATTTTGACTGTAGATACCAGTACTGATCCACCTATCCAGCTTGATCTTCTCCCTAACACCCCTGTCCCTCGTAACCAGAACAGCATCCTCACGTTGGCATCTGATAATG gGACTAATTTTGAAGCTGGCTCTTCAGGTAACATGTCAAGAGGGTTTGATGTGAATAGATTCTCTGCTGTTATGGTACATGAAGATCAGGCTGATCAAGATGGGGCTACCCTTTCATCTTCACCACCAAACAGTGCAACCTCTTCTTTTCAAATGGATTTTTGCATTTACAGTAGTAAAGGTGGAAGCGGATCAAATATTGAAGCTGATCAGGCCGAGAGGGCTTCTTCTAGAGCCAGTGATGAAGAGGAGAATGGTAGTGCTAGAAAGAAACTCAGGCTCTCTAAAGAACAGTCTTCTTTTCTTGAAGAAAGCTTCAAAGAACACAATACCCTCACTCCT AAACAAAAGCTTGCACTTGCTAAGGAGCTTAATCTTCGTCCTCGCCAAGTAGAAGTCTGGTTTCAAAATAGAAGAgcaag GACTAAACTGAAGCAAACTGAAGTGGATTGTGAGTACTTGAAGAGATGTTGTGAGACATTAACAGAAGAGAACAGAAGACTACACAAGGAGCTTCAAGAATTAAGAGCTTTAAAGACTTCAAATCCTTATTACATGCAACTCCCAGCCACTACTCTCACCATGTGCCCCTCTTGTGAACGAGTTGCCGCCGCCGCCACCTCTGCCACAGCAACTACCGcaaccaccaccacaaccaATACCCAGAATAATACCACTGACCCCACTTCTAATACCACGGGGTTATCCCTTAGCAGTTCTAGACCAAGGTTCTATCCATTTTCTCACACACAAACTCACCCCCACCAGCCCAAAGCGTGA
- the LOC7488162 gene encoding homeobox-leucine zipper protein HOX11 isoform X2, which yields MQNKREMELGLSLGDAATTSKPFGFMEKSTQLTNKVTSGFCMGLSIGTNHTLQEEDEDKDDHKLSNNIDHNSDNTNTRTATVQANKGTILTVDTSTDPPIQLDLLPNTPVPRNQNSILTLASDNGNMSRGFDVNRFSAVMVHEDQADQDGATLSSSPPNSATSSFQMDFCIYSSKGGSGSNIEADQAERASSRASDEEENGSARKKLRLSKEQSSFLEESFKEHNTLTPKQKLALAKELNLRPRQVEVWFQNRRARTKLKQTEVDCEYLKRCCETLTEENRRLHKELQELRALKTSNPYYMQLPATTLTMCPSCERVAAAATSATATTATTTTTNTQNNTTDPTSNTTGLSLSSSRPRFYPFSHTQTHPHQPKA from the exons atgcaaaataaaagagaaatggaGCTTGGGTTAAGCTTAGGAGATGCTGCTACTACTTCAAAACCATTTGGGTTCATGGAGAAATCTACACAGCTCACCAACAAAGTCACTTCTGGGTTTTGCATGGGTTTATCAATTGGTACAAATCACACCCTacaagaagaagacgaagataAAGATGATCACAAACTTAGCAATAATATTGATCATAACTCTGACAATACAAACACAAGAACAGCAACAGTACAAGCCAACAAGGGAACAATTTTGACTGTAGATACCAGTACTGATCCACCTATCCAGCTTGATCTTCTCCCTAACACCCCTGTCCCTCGTAACCAGAACAGCATCCTCACGTTGGCATCTGATAATG GTAACATGTCAAGAGGGTTTGATGTGAATAGATTCTCTGCTGTTATGGTACATGAAGATCAGGCTGATCAAGATGGGGCTACCCTTTCATCTTCACCACCAAACAGTGCAACCTCTTCTTTTCAAATGGATTTTTGCATTTACAGTAGTAAAGGTGGAAGCGGATCAAATATTGAAGCTGATCAGGCCGAGAGGGCTTCTTCTAGAGCCAGTGATGAAGAGGAGAATGGTAGTGCTAGAAAGAAACTCAGGCTCTCTAAAGAACAGTCTTCTTTTCTTGAAGAAAGCTTCAAAGAACACAATACCCTCACTCCT AAACAAAAGCTTGCACTTGCTAAGGAGCTTAATCTTCGTCCTCGCCAAGTAGAAGTCTGGTTTCAAAATAGAAGAgcaag GACTAAACTGAAGCAAACTGAAGTGGATTGTGAGTACTTGAAGAGATGTTGTGAGACATTAACAGAAGAGAACAGAAGACTACACAAGGAGCTTCAAGAATTAAGAGCTTTAAAGACTTCAAATCCTTATTACATGCAACTCCCAGCCACTACTCTCACCATGTGCCCCTCTTGTGAACGAGTTGCCGCCGCCGCCACCTCTGCCACAGCAACTACCGcaaccaccaccacaaccaATACCCAGAATAATACCACTGACCCCACTTCTAATACCACGGGGTTATCCCTTAGCAGTTCTAGACCAAGGTTCTATCCATTTTCTCACACACAAACTCACCCCCACCAGCCCAAAGCGTGA
- the LOC7489294 gene encoding transcription factor bHLH89 produces the protein MIKQLRQQIKPSMEELPGLELGMTSCTDMIQEQQSTTSLIAFAIELQRRGQLNDNYKTLRDLIKNPSTKEDRATVIRDAIKYIIQLIRTVYELKQLVEKTRGKKLDTIGGVDVFTKPVVRKSQYSHSYNDVSSGPSFSKKHSSVQRKSKDTEIDVRIIGDEVTIKVLRRRKKNDYCLLFVSRVLDELHMDLHFVSSCYIGYETYYFQFKTKINGGPSSDNAHTIADKLIEVLDSSCSI, from the exons ATGATTAAGCAGCTGCGACAACAGATCAAGCCCTCCATGGAAGAACTACCTGGTCTCGAACTTGGAATGACATCATGTACTGATATGATACAAGAGCAGCAAAGCACTACTTCTCTCATCGCCTTTGCTATTGAGCTCCAAAGAAGAGGGCAGTTGAATGATAACTACAAAACCTTGAgggatttgattaaaaatccTTCCACCAAG gAGGACAGAGCAACTGTGATTAGAGATGCTATTAAGTATATCATACAACTTATCCGAACAGTTTATGAACTCAAACAACTAGTGGAGAAAACGAGAGGTAAGAAATTAGATACCATAGGAGGGGTAGACGTTTTTACGAAGCCTGTTGTTCGTAAATCACAATATAGCCATTCCTACAATGATGTTAGTAGTGGACCATCATTTTCGAAGAAGCATAGCTCGGTTCAGAGGAAATCTAAGGATACAGAGATAGATGTGCGCATTATTGGTGATGAAGTTACCATCAAAGTCCTTCGCCGAAGGAAGAAGAACGATTATTGCTTGCTGTTTGTGTCCAGGGTTCTTGATGAGCTTCATATGGATCTCCATTTTGTTTCCAGTTGCTATATTGGCTACGAAAcctattattttcagtttaaaacCAAG ATTAATGGAGGACCTTCGAGTGATAATGCGCATACCATAGCCGACAAGTTGATTGAGGTTCTGGACAGCAGTTGTTCTATATAG